In one window of Streptomyces griseus subsp. griseus DNA:
- a CDS encoding oxidoreductase produces the protein MTSTSSASTTAPVTAAASGRWTLGDLPVNRIGFGTMRLPQTGGALVPDAVPRDRADALAVLRRAVDLGVNHVDTAAFYFSPLRSANELINSALAPYADDLVITTKVGPARDGTGRWADHARTPEALRGQVEENLRQLGRDDLDVVNLRIVGTDSIAERFGALAELRQAGLIRHLGLSNVTPAHLAEAQAIAPVVCVQNRYGIGVRPEDDAFVRECGEQGIAFVPFYAIAAAGGERGATGAEAAEVLAVAQAHGVSPAQVRLAWTLHRGPHVLAIPGTGDLDHLAANVAAGALRLSEDELKLLETSHRRAAAG, from the coding sequence ATGACTTCCACGAGCTCCGCGAGCACCACAGCACCGGTCACCGCGGCCGCGTCCGGCCGTTGGACCCTCGGCGATCTGCCGGTCAACCGCATCGGCTTCGGCACGATGCGGTTGCCGCAGACCGGCGGTGCGCTCGTGCCCGACGCCGTCCCCCGCGACCGTGCCGACGCCCTGGCCGTGCTGCGCAGGGCCGTGGACCTCGGTGTGAACCACGTGGACACCGCCGCCTTCTACTTCTCCCCGCTGCGCTCGGCCAACGAGCTGATCAACAGCGCCCTCGCGCCGTACGCGGACGACCTGGTGATCACCACCAAGGTCGGCCCGGCCCGCGACGGGACAGGGCGGTGGGCGGACCACGCCCGCACCCCCGAGGCGCTACGCGGCCAGGTCGAGGAGAACCTCCGCCAGCTCGGCCGCGACGACCTCGACGTGGTGAACCTGAGGATCGTCGGTACGGACTCGATCGCCGAGCGCTTCGGTGCCCTGGCCGAGCTGCGCCAGGCCGGGCTCATCCGCCACCTGGGCCTCTCCAACGTCACCCCCGCCCACCTCGCCGAGGCTCAGGCCATCGCCCCGGTGGTCTGCGTGCAGAACCGGTACGGGATCGGGGTGCGGCCCGAGGACGACGCGTTCGTCCGGGAGTGCGGCGAGCAGGGGATCGCGTTCGTCCCCTTCTACGCGATAGCCGCGGCCGGCGGGGAGCGCGGCGCGACCGGGGCCGAGGCCGCCGAGGTGCTCGCTGTCGCCCAGGCGCACGGGGTGAGCCCGGCGCAGGTCCGGCTGGCGTGGACCCTGCACCGGGGCCCGCATGTGCTGGCCATCCCCGGCACCGGCGACCTCGACCACCTCGCCGCCAACGTGGCCGCCGGAGCCCTGCGGCTCTCCGAGGACGAGCTGAAGCTTCTGGAGACCTCGCACCGGAGGGCGGCGGCCGGCTGA
- a CDS encoding LacI family DNA-binding transcriptional regulator — protein sequence MTSRTVTLLDVARAAGVSKSTVSDALQGSGRVAEATRDRVRAVAEELGYRPNSAARRLRRSSTGAIGLHLPQTATRLDYYMNLAFGAVARAQEEGFDVVLLAPEGASGGPVASRVDGLLVIDPEVGDSAVPGLLDAGVPVVTGERYLGPSAAPTGAVVCDNAASLTALLDHVTERGARRPAVLAPAGTSAWATALRTTAASWGQEHGVDVALRTVPFAATPGEAEETTLALLRADPTVDAVICAPDGAAPGVLRAAAALGRTVGGASARSVGGPSARTVGATSARTSDSASGHAAGTGDGTGAQPRTPLLVASCVDGTATRSAEPPVTAVDLRPAAYGRACAELLCDILAGRAAPDTVRGHAWALETRPSTVTPT from the coding sequence GTGACCTCCCGGACCGTGACCCTGCTTGACGTAGCCCGCGCCGCCGGGGTCTCCAAGAGCACCGTCTCCGACGCCCTCCAGGGCTCGGGGCGCGTCGCGGAGGCGACCAGGGACCGGGTCCGCGCGGTGGCGGAGGAGCTCGGTTACCGGCCCAACAGCGCGGCCCGGCGGCTGCGCCGCTCCAGCACAGGGGCGATCGGGCTGCACCTGCCGCAGACCGCGACCCGGCTGGACTACTACATGAACCTCGCCTTCGGAGCCGTCGCGCGCGCCCAGGAGGAAGGGTTCGACGTGGTGCTGCTCGCCCCGGAAGGAGCGTCCGGCGGGCCGGTCGCCTCGCGGGTCGACGGGCTGCTGGTGATCGACCCCGAGGTGGGCGACAGCGCTGTGCCGGGGCTGCTGGACGCGGGCGTTCCGGTGGTGACCGGGGAGCGCTATCTCGGCCCCTCCGCCGCCCCCACCGGTGCCGTGGTCTGCGACAACGCCGCCTCGCTCACCGCACTCCTGGACCACGTGACCGAGCGAGGCGCCCGCCGCCCCGCCGTCCTCGCCCCCGCGGGCACCTCGGCGTGGGCCACCGCCCTGCGGACCACCGCCGCCTCCTGGGGCCAGGAGCACGGGGTGGACGTGGCGCTGCGGACCGTACCGTTCGCCGCCACCCCGGGCGAGGCCGAGGAGACGACACTCGCCCTGCTGCGGGCGGACCCGACGGTGGACGCGGTGATCTGCGCCCCGGACGGCGCGGCCCCGGGCGTCCTCCGGGCGGCGGCAGCGCTGGGCCGTACGGTGGGCGGCGCTTCTGCCCGTTCGGTGGGCGGCCCCTCTGCCCGCACGGTGGGCGCCACCTCTGCCCGTACGTCTGACAGCGCCTCGGGCCATGCGGCCGGCACGGGTGATGGGACCGGGGCCCAACCCCGTACCCCCCTCCTCGTCGCCTCCTGCGTCGACGGCACCGCCACCCGCTCCGCCGAGCCGCCCGTCACCGCGGTCGACCTGCGCCCCGCCGCGTACGGGCGCGCCTGCGCCGAGCTGCTCTGCGACATCCTGGCGGGCCGCGCCGCCCCCGACACCGTCCGCGGCCACGCCTGGGCGCTGGAGACACGGCCCTCCACCGTCACACCCACCTGA